A single window of Leptolyngbya ohadii IS1 DNA harbors:
- a CDS encoding Uma2 family endonuclease, whose protein sequence is MTQAASKSRVSFEEYIDFCAQTDERYELVQGELYPMNPPTMLHYRIAKFLERVFDQAIEEHLDPEEWETVRELGQRTDIASSRLLDVAIVSKAEAETLLRQTAVFQNPSLLVVEIVSPSSVTEDYDRKLKEYEALGVGEYWIVDYEGLGAAKYLGFPKAPTLSVCRLVEGKYEAKRFRSDEPIESFTFGQMKLTAEQVFAAGKQKDT, encoded by the coding sequence ATGACTCAGGCAGCATCGAAATCCAGAGTAAGCTTTGAAGAATACATTGATTTTTGTGCCCAAACGGATGAGCGTTACGAACTGGTGCAGGGGGAATTGTATCCGATGAATCCTCCCACAATGCTGCACTACCGCATCGCGAAGTTTTTAGAGCGGGTTTTCGATCAAGCGATTGAGGAACATTTAGATCCAGAAGAATGGGAAACCGTCAGGGAACTAGGACAACGAACTGATATTGCCTCGTCCCGCTTGCTTGATGTTGCGATCGTTTCCAAAGCAGAAGCCGAAACCCTTTTAAGGCAGACCGCCGTATTTCAAAATCCCAGTCTTCTCGTGGTAGAAATTGTTAGCCCCAGTTCTGTGACAGAGGACTACGATCGCAAGCTGAAGGAATACGAGGCGTTGGGTGTAGGGGAATACTGGATTGTGGACTATGAGGGGTTGGGTGCGGCAAAGTATCTTGGCTTTCCAAAGGCTCCGACACTCAGTGTTTGTCGTCTGGTCGAGGGCAAATATGAGGCGAAGCGGTTTCGATCGGATGAGCCAATTGAATCTTTTACGTTCGGGCAGATGAAGTTGACTGCCGAGCAGGTTTTCGCAGCAGGTAAGCAAAAGGATACTTAG
- a CDS encoding NAD(P)H-quinone oxidoreductase subunit J codes for MAEENQTEQSTQIVEAGKISRWLTENGFDHEVMEPDHGGVEVVKVDREFLLPFSTALYAYGFNYLRCQGGYDTGPGGELVSVYDLTKLSDGADRPDEIRVKVFVPREDPRVPSVYWIWKAADWQERETYDMYGIVYEGHPDLKRLLMPEDWVGFPLRKDYISPDFYELQDAY; via the coding sequence GTGGCTGAAGAAAATCAGACTGAACAAAGTACCCAAATTGTCGAAGCGGGTAAGATCTCTCGCTGGCTGACAGAAAACGGGTTTGACCATGAGGTAATGGAACCGGATCACGGCGGCGTTGAAGTCGTGAAGGTTGATCGGGAATTCCTGCTGCCTTTCAGCACTGCCCTGTATGCCTATGGCTTCAACTACCTGCGCTGTCAGGGTGGTTACGATACAGGACCCGGTGGTGAATTGGTGAGCGTCTATGACCTGACGAAGTTGAGCGATGGAGCCGATCGCCCTGATGAAATCCGAGTGAAGGTGTTTGTGCCGCGTGAAGATCCGCGTGTGCCTTCGGTCTACTGGATCTGGAAGGCGGCGGACTGGCAGGAGCGGGAAACCTACGATATGTACGGCATTGTCTACGAAGGACACCCCGATCTAAAGCGTCTGCTGATGCCGGAAGACTGGGTAGGATTCCCCCTTCGCAAAGACTACATTTCGCCGGACTTCTACGAACTGCAAGACGCTTATTAA
- a CDS encoding NADH dehydrogenase subunit K, whose translation MNLPSSPDTSSENSLAAQLLNPLGSSEVTQGLSENVILTTVEDLHNWARLSSLWPMLYGTACCFIEFAALIGSRFDFDRFGLVPRSSPRQADLIITAGTITMKMAPALVRLYEQMPDPKYVIAMGACTITGGMFSTDSPSAVRGVDKLIPVDVYIPGCPPRPEAIVDAIIKLRKKIANEGLADRAKADQTHRFYSVSHKMKPVPEICDGKYLQAATRQAPPKELMEAMGMPIPAALEATQKEEVNRG comes from the coding sequence ATGAATCTTCCTTCCTCTCCAGATACTTCCTCTGAAAACAGCCTGGCTGCTCAACTCTTGAACCCGCTCGGGTCGTCTGAAGTGACCCAGGGGCTTTCGGAGAACGTTATTCTCACCACCGTCGAAGATTTGCACAACTGGGCACGCCTTTCCAGCCTCTGGCCCATGCTCTACGGGACTGCCTGCTGCTTTATTGAATTTGCGGCGCTGATTGGTTCCCGGTTTGACTTCGATCGCTTTGGTCTGGTGCCCCGTTCCAGCCCCCGTCAGGCGGATCTAATCATTACCGCAGGTACGATCACGATGAAGATGGCTCCGGCTCTGGTGCGCCTGTATGAGCAGATGCCCGACCCGAAGTATGTGATTGCAATGGGAGCCTGCACGATTACGGGCGGTATGTTCAGCACCGATTCTCCTTCTGCTGTGCGCGGTGTAGATAAGCTGATTCCGGTGGATGTTTATATTCCCGGCTGTCCTCCCCGCCCAGAAGCGATCGTTGATGCGATTATCAAACTGCGGAAAAAGATTGCCAATGAAGGGTTAGCCGATCGCGCCAAGGCGGATCAAACGCACCGCTTCTACAGCGTGTCCCACAAAATGAAGCCCGTCCCTGAAATTTGTGATGGGAAGTACCTCCAGGCAGCAACCCGTCAGGCTCCACCGAAGGAACTGATGGAAGCAATGGGAATGCCGATCCCGGCTGCGCTGGAAGCGACGCAAAAGGAGGAAGTGAACCGTGGCTGA
- the ndhC gene encoding photosynthetic/respiratory NAD(P)H-quinone oxidoreductase subunit C: protein MFVLNGYEYFLGFLLICGLVPVLAIGTSYIVAPKRKGVERRTTYESGMEPIGGAWIQFNIRYYMFALVFVIFDVETVFLYPWAVAFSQLGLLAFIEALIFIAILVVGLVYAWRKGALEWS from the coding sequence GTGTTTGTTCTTAACGGCTACGAATATTTCCTCGGTTTTCTGCTGATCTGCGGTCTCGTCCCCGTCCTGGCGATCGGCACCTCCTACATCGTTGCACCTAAGCGGAAAGGGGTAGAGCGACGCACTACCTATGAATCGGGAATGGAACCGATCGGGGGAGCCTGGATTCAGTTCAACATCCGCTACTATATGTTCGCGCTGGTCTTTGTCATCTTTGATGTTGAGACGGTTTTCCTTTATCCCTGGGCAGTTGCCTTCAGTCAGCTAGGACTCCTCGCATTTATCGAAGCCCTGATCTTCATTGCAATTCTGGTCGTTGGTCTCGTGTACGCCTGGCGCAAAGGAGCCCTTGAATGGTCATGA
- the ispF gene encoding 2-C-methyl-D-erythritol 2,4-cyclodiphosphate synthase has translation MNLRIGNGYDIHQLVSDRPLILGGVQIPHELGLLGHSDADVLTHSLMDAILGALNLGDIGHYFPPSDPQWKGADSLMLLSKVNELIQSRGWRINNLDSVIVAERPKIKPHIPAMRDRLAKVLQLDPDCISIKATTNEKLGPTGREEGIAAYAVALLIQG, from the coding sequence ATGAACCTTCGCATCGGTAACGGCTACGATATCCATCAGCTTGTCAGCGATCGTCCCCTGATTCTGGGCGGCGTTCAGATCCCTCACGAGTTGGGGCTGCTCGGTCACAGCGATGCCGATGTGCTGACCCATTCTCTGATGGATGCCATCCTGGGGGCGCTGAATTTGGGGGATATTGGGCATTACTTTCCGCCCAGCGATCCGCAGTGGAAGGGAGCCGATAGCCTGATGCTGCTGAGTAAAGTCAATGAGCTGATTCAGTCACGCGGCTGGCGCATTAACAACCTGGATTCGGTGATTGTGGCGGAGCGTCCGAAGATTAAGCCTCATATTCCCGCAATGCGCGATCGACTGGCAAAAGTGCTTCAGCTTGATCCGGACTGTATCAGCATCAAAGCGACGACGAATGAGAAGCTGGGACCCACTGGGCGGGAGGAGGGCATTGCTGCCTATGCGGTGGCTTTGCTGATTCAGGGATAG
- a CDS encoding histidine phosphatase family protein, with amino-acid sequence MKPLKLLFIRHAQSVGNQQKRMQGHAEFELSAEGRKQAEKLAHRLLNEAWKPTWVYSSPQKRAAQTTEILLSRFLAEPLPAVVSDLVDEPIDPLEPELKPAAQSIPIEYADELCEFQNGIFQGLTWAEAKAQYPELCEQLESSPDWIQIPGAESLEDARNRCHVFVQRLLDRHRDGEQVWIVTHSWIMQHLIAELLGCDRSWRLHPRNTALFEFWIDRSRWHRTDQNRFNTDLWQIRRFNDTHHLAMADL; translated from the coding sequence ATGAAGCCGCTCAAGCTGCTGTTTATTCGTCACGCGCAGTCGGTAGGCAATCAGCAAAAACGGATGCAGGGGCACGCTGAGTTCGAGCTTTCGGCGGAGGGCAGAAAACAGGCGGAAAAGCTAGCGCATCGGTTGCTCAACGAAGCCTGGAAGCCGACCTGGGTGTACAGCAGTCCCCAAAAACGTGCCGCCCAAACTACCGAAATTTTGCTCTCTCGCTTTCTGGCGGAGCCGTTACCTGCTGTGGTTAGCGATCTGGTAGACGAGCCGATAGACCCTCTGGAACCAGAACTAAAGCCTGCTGCCCAATCGATTCCGATCGAATATGCGGACGAGCTGTGCGAATTTCAGAACGGCATTTTCCAGGGATTAACCTGGGCGGAAGCCAAAGCCCAGTATCCCGAACTGTGTGAACAGCTCGAAAGTTCTCCCGACTGGATTCAAATTCCCGGTGCGGAATCCCTCGAAGATGCCCGCAATCGCTGCCATGTGTTTGTTCAGCGGCTCCTCGATCGCCACCGAGACGGGGAACAGGTCTGGATTGTCACCCATAGCTGGATCATGCAGCACCTCATTGCCGAGCTGTTGGGCTGCGATCGTTCCTGGCGGCTCCATCCGCGCAATACGGCTCTGTTTGAATTCTGGATTGATCGATCACGCTGGCATCGTACTGACCAGAATCGCTTTAATACCGATCTCTGGCAAATTCGTCGGTTTAACGACACTCATCACTTAGCAATGGCGGATCTCTAG
- a CDS encoding fatty acid desaturase, with protein sequence MTLSINPPEPISSTATEANSFSPENAFNQQLRLKHILKTLPKQCFQKDMRQAWTALAMNVFMVGLGYWALAIAPWYLLPVLWVFQGTALTGFFVLAHDCGHRSFAKRRWVNDFVGHILILPLIYPFHGWRIMHNLHHKYTNKMDVDNAWQPPRPEAYDRFNSVVQWFYRRLRGRFWWLSSIIHWAGLHFDWRQFQGKAREQVKFSALLVIGFAAIAFPLLFLTTGFWGIVKFWFMPWMVYHFWMSTFTLVHHTAPDIAFQEPDQWHEAMAQLAGTVHCEYPFWVEWLCHHINVHVPHHLSTAIPSYRLRMAHESLRENWGSYLSETEFSWQLMCEITDHCHLYDADRSYQSFKEYHSR encoded by the coding sequence ATGACCCTATCGATTAATCCACCGGAACCAATTTCTTCCACCGCAACCGAGGCGAATTCCTTCTCTCCAGAGAATGCCTTTAATCAGCAATTACGCCTCAAGCACATCCTCAAAACGCTCCCGAAGCAGTGCTTTCAGAAAGACATGCGGCAAGCCTGGACTGCTTTAGCCATGAACGTTTTTATGGTTGGGCTGGGCTACTGGGCACTAGCGATCGCCCCCTGGTATCTGCTGCCTGTCCTCTGGGTGTTTCAGGGAACTGCCCTCACCGGATTTTTTGTGCTGGCACACGACTGCGGACATCGATCGTTTGCTAAACGGCGCTGGGTGAATGACTTCGTCGGGCATATTTTGATACTGCCGCTGATCTATCCGTTCCACGGCTGGCGAATTATGCACAACCTCCACCATAAATACACCAATAAAATGGATGTAGACAATGCGTGGCAACCTCCTCGCCCAGAGGCTTACGATCGCTTTAACTCAGTTGTGCAGTGGTTTTATCGGCGGCTGCGCGGTCGCTTCTGGTGGTTATCATCGATTATTCACTGGGCAGGTCTGCACTTCGACTGGCGGCAATTCCAGGGTAAAGCACGGGAGCAGGTTAAGTTTTCGGCGCTGTTGGTCATTGGGTTTGCGGCGATCGCGTTTCCGCTGCTGTTCCTGACCACAGGATTCTGGGGCATCGTGAAATTCTGGTTTATGCCCTGGATGGTTTATCACTTCTGGATGAGCACCTTTACACTGGTTCACCATACTGCCCCCGATATTGCCTTCCAAGAGCCGGATCAATGGCACGAGGCAATGGCACAGCTTGCCGGAACGGTTCACTGCGAGTATCCCTTCTGGGTGGAATGGCTCTGCCACCACATCAACGTCCATGTGCCGCACCACCTCTCCACGGCGATTCCGTCCTACCGTCTGCGTATGGCACACGAAAGCCTGCGAGAGAACTGGGGCAGCTACCTCTCCGAGACGGAATTCTCCTGGCAGCTGATGTGCGAGATTACCGATCACTGTCATCTGTATGACGCCGATCGCAGCTATCAGTCCTTTAAGGAGTATCACAGCCGCTAA